One window from the genome of Amycolatopsis sp. NBC_01480 encodes:
- a CDS encoding APC family permease: protein MTTTLSPSDTSETTGRGERHRLSVVGGLAALSLDAMASVAYGPEAIVIVLAVAGGTGLGFTLPVTLAIAVLLGVLTLSYRQVIAAFPDGGGAYGVSRAHLGARASLVAAASLIVDYVLNVAVSVAAGVAALTSAFPALLPYTLWLCLGVLALVTAVNLRGIAESARAFIVPTAIFVGAILTVIVAGLIRSGPAAAMAAPQQATSLQTVGILLLLKAFANGCAALTGVEAIANAVPSFRRPRVRRAQRAEIALGGMLAVMLIGIAVLIGKFSIHPVDGVTVLSQVTTASIGGGFGYYVVQFSTVVLLALAANTSFGGLPVLAQLLAKHNNLPHVFALRAERQVYRYGVGFLAVTSALLLVVSGGDMNTLVPLFAIGVFVGFTLSQSGMVRHWFRNRPRGWRGKAALNGLGALLTGIAAVVVAATKFGEGGWLIIVALPVLVLGMEWVNRSYRRIGARLELGRTPAPPRPNRSLVVVPVHTVSRLTRDALAAALSLGDQVEAVHVTHPDEEPATREFVESWERWHPGVTLVQLYDDRRRLGEPLVEHLRKHAGCHVFVLIAEVEPEHPWQRILQNRRGAVLARALRRRSDAVVCRMRFRLATTEL, encoded by the coding sequence GTGACCACCACGCTTTCGCCCAGCGACACCAGCGAAACCACCGGCCGGGGCGAGCGGCACCGGCTGTCCGTCGTCGGCGGGCTGGCCGCACTTTCCCTCGACGCGATGGCGTCGGTGGCGTACGGGCCCGAGGCCATCGTGATCGTGCTGGCCGTCGCGGGCGGCACGGGGCTGGGGTTCACGCTGCCGGTCACCCTGGCGATCGCGGTGCTGCTGGGCGTGCTGACGCTGTCGTACCGGCAGGTGATCGCCGCGTTCCCGGACGGCGGCGGCGCGTACGGGGTCAGCCGCGCGCACCTCGGGGCCCGGGCCTCGCTCGTCGCCGCGGCCTCGCTGATCGTCGACTACGTGCTGAACGTCGCGGTTTCGGTGGCCGCCGGGGTCGCGGCGCTGACGTCGGCGTTCCCCGCGCTGCTGCCGTACACCCTGTGGCTGTGCCTCGGCGTGCTGGCGCTGGTGACCGCGGTGAACCTGCGCGGCATCGCGGAAAGCGCGCGGGCGTTCATCGTGCCCACCGCGATCTTCGTCGGCGCGATCCTGACCGTGATCGTGGCCGGCCTGATCCGCTCCGGCCCGGCCGCGGCGATGGCCGCGCCGCAGCAGGCCACCAGCCTGCAGACGGTCGGGATTCTGTTGCTGCTCAAGGCTTTCGCGAACGGGTGCGCCGCGCTCACCGGGGTGGAGGCGATCGCCAACGCCGTGCCGTCGTTCCGCCGTCCCCGGGTGCGCCGCGCCCAGCGGGCCGAGATCGCGCTGGGCGGGATGCTCGCGGTGATGCTGATCGGGATCGCGGTGCTGATCGGGAAGTTCTCGATCCACCCGGTCGACGGCGTCACCGTGCTCTCCCAGGTCACCACCGCGTCGATCGGCGGCGGTTTCGGTTACTACGTCGTGCAGTTCTCGACGGTCGTGCTGCTCGCGCTGGCCGCCAACACCTCGTTCGGCGGGCTGCCCGTGCTGGCGCAGTTGCTCGCGAAGCACAACAACCTGCCGCACGTCTTCGCGTTGCGCGCCGAACGCCAGGTTTACCGTTACGGCGTCGGGTTCCTGGCCGTCACCTCGGCGCTGCTGCTGGTCGTTTCGGGCGGCGACATGAACACGCTGGTGCCGCTGTTCGCGATCGGGGTGTTCGTCGGGTTCACCCTTTCGCAGAGCGGCATGGTCCGGCACTGGTTCCGGAACCGGCCCCGCGGCTGGCGGGGCAAGGCGGCGCTCAACGGCCTCGGCGCGCTCCTGACCGGCATCGCCGCGGTGGTCGTCGCCGCGACGAAATTCGGCGAGGGCGGGTGGCTGATCATCGTCGCGCTGCCCGTGCTGGTGCTGGGCATGGAGTGGGTGAACCGGAGCTACCGCCGCATCGGCGCCCGGCTGGAACTCGGCCGCACGCCGGCCCCGCCGCGGCCGAACCGGTCGCTCGTCGTGGTCCCGGTCCACACGGTTTCGCGGCTGACCCGCGACGCGCTCGCCGCGGCCCTGTCCCTCGGCGACCAGGTCGAGGCCGTCCACGTCACCCACCCCGACGAGGAACCGGCGACGCGGGAGTTCGTCGAGTCCTGGGAACGCTGGCATCCCGGCGTCACCCTCGTCCAGCTGTACGACGACCGGCGACGGCTCGGCGAACCACTCGTCGAGCACCTGCGCAAGCACGCTGGCTGCCACGTTTTTGTCCTCATCGCGGAGGTCGAGCCGGAGCACCCGTGGCAACGCATCCTGCAGAACCGCCGCGGCGCCGTCCTCGCCCGAGCCCTCAGACGCCGGTCTGACGCGGTGGTCTGCCGGATGCGGTTCCGGCTCGCCACAACGGAGCTTTGA
- a CDS encoding TetR/AcrR family transcriptional regulator: MTDSAGPRRAPGRPARISRDRIVEAASSGGNLDTLTMRELAGRLDVSHGALYRWVKNRDELFDLIGEVLVDRILSPEPETGPDWRPRLTRIAWAMHEEFLALPGYATRLSRPHTHNADAIGRLRHAVVTAFREAGISAGMAEQSWYIFITSIVGWLAFQENRLELGPGAPRFDLFLDALLRGLPAREP; this comes from the coding sequence ATGACGGATTCGGCGGGGCCGCGCCGCGCGCCCGGCCGGCCGGCGCGCATCAGCCGTGACCGGATCGTCGAGGCCGCGTCCTCGGGCGGGAACCTGGACACGCTGACCATGCGGGAGCTGGCCGGCCGCCTCGACGTCAGCCACGGCGCGCTCTACCGCTGGGTCAAGAACCGCGACGAGCTGTTCGACCTGATCGGCGAAGTCCTCGTCGACCGGATTCTTTCCCCTGAGCCGGAGACTGGCCCGGACTGGCGGCCGCGGCTGACGCGGATCGCGTGGGCCATGCACGAGGAATTCCTCGCGCTCCCGGGTTACGCCACCCGCCTGTCCCGGCCGCACACGCACAACGCCGACGCGATCGGCCGGCTCCGGCACGCGGTCGTCACGGCGTTCCGCGAGGCCGGGATCAGTGCCGGAATGGCCGAGCAGAGCTGGTACATCTTCATCACTTCGATCGTCGGCTGGCTGGCGTTCCAGGAAAACCGCCTCGAGCTCGGCCCGGGCGCCCCGCGGTTCGACCTCTTCCTCGACGCGCTCCTGCGGGGGCTCCCGGCCCGCGAACCGTAG
- a CDS encoding serine hydrolase domain-containing protein, with amino-acid sequence MTGHGVQGTVAAGFEPVREEFAAVLAAEGADLDAQVAAYHHGELVVDLWAGADTTRDSLLGIYSASKGVAHLVVALLVQDGTLDLDQRVSHYWPEFAVRGKGEVRLRELLSHQAGLAGADAGFSMAELADDRVVAERLGAQRPFWRPGTASGYHALVVAALSGEVVRRATGETVQSLFASRLREPYKLDLHLGLPADQEHRFLPAQPMVATPERLRDLAAAATGPNSLDGIAFNRHHPGNREVWELPNLPVVREKGPASFGGIGTARSLAKLYAAAISPTDSAAPLLTPDTAAAFAQIQSAGWDLVLRQHKAWAVGFHAAAEIYPVLGQGAFGHSGAGGQQALADPRNGLSYAFLRRRFLPPPQADADHQRILGALRAAAR; translated from the coding sequence ATGACGGGGCACGGGGTGCAGGGCACGGTGGCGGCGGGTTTCGAGCCCGTGCGCGAGGAATTCGCGGCCGTGCTGGCGGCCGAGGGAGCCGATCTGGACGCGCAGGTCGCGGCCTATCACCACGGCGAGCTGGTGGTCGACCTGTGGGCCGGGGCGGACACCACGCGCGATTCGCTGCTGGGGATCTACTCCGCGAGCAAGGGGGTGGCCCACCTGGTCGTCGCGCTGCTCGTCCAGGACGGGACGCTGGACCTGGACCAGCGGGTCAGCCACTACTGGCCCGAGTTCGCGGTGCGGGGCAAGGGCGAGGTCCGGCTGCGTGAGCTGCTTTCGCACCAGGCCGGGCTGGCCGGGGCGGACGCCGGGTTCAGCATGGCGGAGCTGGCCGACGACCGGGTCGTCGCCGAACGGCTCGGCGCGCAACGCCCGTTCTGGCGGCCGGGAACCGCGTCCGGTTACCACGCCCTGGTGGTCGCAGCGCTGAGCGGCGAAGTGGTGCGCCGCGCGACCGGGGAGACGGTGCAGAGCCTGTTCGCCTCACGCCTGCGTGAGCCTTACAAGCTGGACCTGCACCTCGGGCTGCCGGCCGATCAGGAGCACCGGTTCCTGCCCGCCCAGCCCATGGTCGCCACCCCCGAGCGGCTCCGCGATCTCGCTGCGGCCGCCACCGGCCCGAACAGCCTCGACGGCATCGCCTTCAACCGCCACCACCCCGGCAACCGCGAAGTGTGGGAACTGCCGAACCTCCCCGTCGTCCGGGAGAAGGGCCCGGCCTCGTTCGGCGGCATCGGCACCGCCCGCAGCCTGGCCAAGCTCTATGCGGCGGCGATCAGCCCCACCGACAGCGCGGCGCCGCTGCTCACTCCGGACACCGCCGCCGCGTTCGCGCAGATCCAGTCCGCCGGCTGGGATCTTGTGCTGCGCCAGCACAAAGCCTGGGCCGTCGGCTTCCACGCCGCGGCCGAGATCTACCCCGTCCTCGGCCAGGGCGCCTTCGGGCACAGCGGAGCGGGTGGGCAGCAGGCGCTGGCCGACCCGCGCAACGGGCTGTCCTACGCGTTCCTGCGCCGCCGGTTCCTCCCTCCCCCGCAGGCCGACGCCGATCACCAGCGCATCCTGGGCGCGCTGCGCGCCGCGGCCCGTTGA